AAGCGCATTTGTTCGGCGCGCCACGCGCTGCCGAACAAACCAAGAATGAAAGGCACGAGTAAACCCAGCGAAAAGATTGCCGCCAGTTCGGAGCGTGTCAACCGATAAAAATGTGTTGCATACTTTTTAAGCAATAGTCCCAATGAATTTTGGATCGGCGGGCCGCCCTGTTTGGCGGTTGCCTGCACAAAATCGCCGTCGTGATAAATTTGATCGTTGGGATAAGTGCGGTTATCCTCTGACAGCGAATCAAAGGTTCCGAGTTTGCCGGGCGAGAAATATTGCGCTTCCAACTGCTGCACGGCTGCTCCTTTTGCGCTCAAGGTCCAGCGGCCGGTTTCGCCGTGGAGATAAAAAATGTAAGGAAACGCCGTTAGGAGCCAAGCCAGGGCAGCGATCACCCCCAGTTTGAGCGCTGCATTTTTTTGTTTTTGAAATAACTGAACGCCAAACAGAAGGCTGGCAAATACACAATAGACGATCAAGAAGCCTACGCCCTCCGGCCGCGTCAAATAGGCCAGCCCGATAAATACGCCCGTTGCGAAAGCGCGCAGCAGTGAGCCGCGTTTAAGCGCTTCCCAGCCCGACCAAACGCCCAAACAGGCGAACAGCATGTAAGAAGGCTCTGCCAGCGCACTGGTTGAAGCGAAGGCCATGGGCGGGTAAAGGGCGAGCACGGCAGCCGCGCATAACGCGCTTGCCCTTCCCACGAGATCGACGCCCAAGCGATAAATCGGCCAGAGCAACAGTGTGCCGCAAATGACATTAACGAAACGACCGGCCAGTTCCACCTCCGAGGTGAGCGCGGCCATAAGCCCGGCCAGCATCGGATACATGGGCGACCAAAAGGGATGCAGCCAGTTCTTAAATTCTCCGGCAATGAAGCT
This is a stretch of genomic DNA from Cytophagia bacterium CHB2. It encodes these proteins:
- a CDS encoding glycosyltransferase family 39 protein, which gives rise to MNSKKHLDWPFLGLLLAALLFRLFLLNFRYAVGWDEPHYLNLAASFIAGEFKNWLHPFWSPMYPMLAGLMAALTSEVELAGRFVNVICGTLLLWPIYRLGVDLVGRASALCAAAVLALYPPMAFASTSALAEPSYMLFACLGVWSGWEALKRGSLLRAFATGVFIGLAYLTRPEGVGFLIVYCVFASLLFGVQLFQKQKNAALKLGVIAALAWLLTAFPYIFYLHGETGRWTLSAKGAAVQQLEAQYFSPGKLGTFDSLSEDNRTYPNDQIYHDGDFVQATAKQGGPPIQNSLGLLLKKYATHFYRLTRSELAAIFSLGLLVPFILGLFGSAWRAEQMRLSLYLLCFVGFFWFIVVPLFHINERYLTALLPIATIWIGRGIITLKSWFLEIFTQFTSNNIIKKLGSQRLAWAGAAGVVMIFAFLTQLGSIVQRSPHDVDFWSEAIELKQAGQWLRQHAGAAPVLMSYNKAINFYAGNHNIRSGATFSQNEWPRLAQYAHYRGVTHVVWAERYASHFPNLLQLNDPATAPPELTAIYDETQAPGLRTIIYRFAALTPGSEETSKKEQ